From the genome of Vicia villosa cultivar HV-30 ecotype Madison, WI linkage group LG2, Vvil1.0, whole genome shotgun sequence, one region includes:
- the LOC131647618 gene encoding uncharacterized protein LOC131647618, whose product MVGDKGDTSKKQQHQQTSSSPKPPHEESSPSQQQVIVVSGTNPFISTPLYVSTGAGASSSPFENQFETTTLNTTKRPRYSGQWKLLPSPPSQQQQQKQPQTQTQIQQQLTILNPTESKSTTPSPSNPQQQQQPQTHTTTTPLAASSSDTTSSQSLDHLSPMPGQELGNKQELEQQVHQQLRKGKYVSPVWKPNEMLWLARAWKEQYQTASDSSQQQQQQQSEMGMSRGKTRADKDKEVAEFLNKHGVNRDAKTAGTKWDNMLGEFRKVYEWERGGEREQVGKSYFRLSPYERKLHRLPASFDEEVFEELSQFMGSRMRSSSHGGRIGSSFVSCDETRTRSLPPPRPFKDDELPLSARTKQLTMTSSVGGEPFFHRGNILGLDSMMEISTPCSNSKELRRIGKIKMTWEESVSLWGEEGEVHRGRVRLQNSSFLHADEITCFDDAMVICPLESFEDGPLKGFSVDRFVSGQQVKVFGRRKSSSASSSGFAERAQPINKPIPIRSIVPLDFRDPTEYYMDHLLHVSSPQSLPTLFELKHYLQEPPPPNLRFPLRKEVFDDLPQGKEFFFTTTSEPLDCRSLIYDIAGPIIRNNINNNNNPSCCTIPFTSRDSFIGVWDDCINRVVSRFCPEDIVITRKPFSLSKNPQSQDTLFLLQDEWPNVSGFVNNFCLWRGEECEEFKENNHRQNPSSSIIQKLLWSYSDLPYILGYYAIGNKVTFCAISKSQEDAKIIRTDLHQVNLATPSERFKALVPCFRIGVLLSILSKQCLTMQKGSFVYSDFERYSIGNGVIIEMTPNTCKRVFSEKRKWSSVKEVYEILDHRIPHSEFLFNVVEDINDMSLVFKPRGIRVKPLNIEQLVEALKYVTKALVALHDLSFMHRDLGWENVMMREGGEWFVGGFDEAAGAPELNKYVKEGGTVERGRHAPEMERGLHGVKVDVWGVGYLIMTSGLVSVPKMLRELQNWCMEQNPEQRPTAADCYHHLLQLQSSLLVSGGVVAGGGGLM is encoded by the exons ATGGTTGGTGACAAAGGAGACACATCtaaaaaacaacaacatcaacaaacttcatcttctccaaaaccaCCTCATGAAGAATCATCACCATCACAACAACAAGTTATTGTTGTTAGTGGAACCAACCCTTTCATTTCAACTCCTCTTTATGTTTCAACTGGTGCTGGTGCAAGTTCTTCACCCTTTGAAAACCAATTTGAAACAACAACCTTAAACACAACAAAAAGACCAAGATACAGTGGACAATGGAAGCTTCTACCATCACCAccctcacaacaacaacaacaaaaacaacctcaaactcaaactcaaattcaacaacaactcaCCATTCTCAATCCAACAGAATCAAAATCTACAACCCCTTCACCATCAaatccacaacaacaacaacaacctcaaaCACACACTACAACAACACCTTTAGCTGCTTCTTCATCAGACACAACATCTTCACAATCTCTCGATCATCTCTCACCAATGCCTGGTCAAGAATTGGGAAACAAACAAGAACTAGAACAACAAGTTCATCAACAGCTCAGAAAAGGTAAATATGTAAGTCCTGTCTGGAAACCAAATGAAATGCTATGGTTAGCAAGAGCATGGAAAGAACAATACCAAACTGCTTCAGATTCATCTCAACAACAGCAGCAACAACAATCAGAGATGGGAATGAGTAGAGGCAAAACAAGAGCTGACAAAGACAAAGAAGTTGCTGAATTTCTCAACAAACACGGTGTTAATAGAGATGCAAAAACCGCag GTACTAAATGGGATAACATGCTAGGTGAATTTAGGAAAGTTTATGAATGGGAGAGAGGTGGTGAAAGAGAACAAGTTGGAAAAAGCTATTTTAGGCTTTCACCTTATGAGAGAAAGTTGCATAGGTTACCAgcttcttttgatgaagaagttttTGAAGAACTTTCACAGTTCATGGGATCAAGAATGAGATCTTCTTCTCATGGTGGTAGAATTGgttcttcttttgtttcttgtgATGAAACTAGAACAAGATCTCTTCCTCCTCCAAGACCTTTCAAAGATGATGAACTTCCTCTATCag CTAGGACAAAGCAATTGACAATGACAAGTAGTGTTGGTGGAGAACCATTTTTTCATAGAGGGAACATATTAGGGTTAGATTCAATGATGGAAATTTCGACACCTTGTTCGAATTCGAAAGAATTAAGAAGAATTGGGAAGATAAAAATGACATGGGAGGAATCAGTGAGTTTATGGGGAGAAGAAGGTGAAGTTCATAGAGGAAGAGTGAGGCTACAGAATTCAAGTTTTTTACATGCTGATGAAATCACTTGTTTTGATGATGCAATGGTGATTTGTCCTTTGGAATCTTTTGAGGATGGCCCTTTGAAAGGTTTTTCAGTTGATAGATTTGTTTCTGGACAACAAGTTAAAGTTTTTGGTAGAAGAAAATCTTCTTCAGCTTCTTCTAGTG GTTTTGCTGAAAGAGCTCAACCTATCAATAAACCAATTCCCATAAGAT CAATTGTTCCATTGGATTTTAGAGATCCAACTGAATACTACATGGATCATCTCCTTCATGTCTCATCACCACAATCACTTCCAACATTATTCGAACTCAAGCATTATCTTCAAGAACCTCCACCGCCGAATCTGCGATTTCCATTGCGAAAAGAAGTGTTCGATGATTTACCACAAGGTAAAGAGTTTTTCTTCACAACAACCTCTGAACCGTTGGATTGTAGATCCTTAATCTACGATATCGCCGGCCCCATCATCcgaaacaacatcaacaacaataacaaccctAGTTGTTGTACAATCCCGTTTACTAGTAGAGATTCTTTCATTGGTGTTTGGGATGATTGTATCAATAGGGTCGTTTCAAGATTCTGTCCCGAAGACATTGTAATTACTAGAAAACCCTTTTCATTGTCGAAGAATCCACAATCACAAGATACATTGTTCTTGTTGCAAGATGAATGGCCTAATGTGAGTGGTTTCGTGAACAACTTTTGTTTATGGAGAGGTGAAGAATGTGAAGAGTTTAAAGAGAATAATCATCGACAAAATCCATCATCAAGTATCATTCAAAAATTACTATGGAGTTATTCGGATTTACCCTATATCCTTGGCTACTATGCAATTGGAAACAAGGTAACATTTTGTGCAATTAGTAAATCACAAGAAGATGCAAAAATCATTAGAACCGATTTACATCAAGTGAATCTAGCAACACCAAGTGAAAGATTCAAAGCACTAGTACCATGTTTTAGAATCGGAGTTTTGTTATCAATATTAAGCAAACAATGCTTAACCATGCAAAAGGGTAGTTTCGTCTATAGTGATTTCGAAAGGTATAGTATTGGAAACGGTGTTATAATCGAAATGACACCAAACACATGCAAAAGGGTATTTTCGGAAAAGAGAAAATGGAGTTCAGTGAAAGAGGTATACGAGATACTAGATCATAGAATCCCACATAGTGAGTTTCTGTTTAACGTTGTCGAAGACATAAACGACATGAGTTTGGTTTTTAAGCCAAGAGGGATAAGGGTTAAGCCTTTGAATATAGAACAGTTAGTGGAAGCCCTAAAGTATGTCACAAAAGCTTTAGTCGCATTACACGACTTGTCGTTTATGCATAGGGATTTAGGTTGGGAGAATGTTATGATGAGAGAAGGTGGTGAGTGGTTTGTGGGCGGCTTCGACGAGGCCGCCGGTGCGCCGGAGCTGAATAAGTATGTTAAGGAAGGTGGTACGGTGGAGCGTGGGAGACACGCGCCGGAGATGGAGAGAGGATTGCATGGGGTGAAGGTGGATGTGTGGGGGGTTGGGTATTTGATAATGACAAGTGGGTTGGTGAGTGTGCCGAAGATGTTGAGGGAGTTACAGAATTGGTGTATGGAGCAGAATCCGGAGCAGAGGCCTACTGCCGCCGATTGTTATCATCATTTGTTGCAACTTCAGTCGTCTTTGTTGGTGTCAGGTGGTGTTGTTGCCGGTGGTGGTGGGTTGATGTGA